In Haematobia irritans isolate KBUSLIRL chromosome 1, ASM5000362v1, whole genome shotgun sequence, a genomic segment contains:
- the RpL24-like gene encoding ribosomal protein L24-like translates to MRIETCYFCSSKIYPGHGVQFVRNDCKIFKFCRGKCHKAFKRKKNPRKVRWTKAHRKASGKELSIDPSFEFEKRRNVPVKYNREMWQKTLDAIKKVTEIKERRQGQFVMERLRKGREVEIQMDVKDVQRNISLIRSPAAGLKERRAKEEAEEAALMEQDLPEEEITYVDARELEKKLEEGVMDEDMEMMKV, encoded by the exons ATGCGTATTGAAACGTGTTATTTTTGCTCCAGCAAAATCTATCCTGGGCATGGAGTACAGTTCGTGAGAAACGACTGCAAG attttcaaattttgccgtGGAAAATGTCACAAGGCCTTCAAACGGAAGAAGAATCCACGTAAGGTACGCTGGACCAAAGCCCATCGTAAGGCGTCAGGCAAGGAGTTGTCCATTGATCCCAGTTTCGAGTTTGAGAAGCGTCGCAATGTGCCAGTCAAATACAACCGAGAAATGTGGCAAAAGACTTTGGATGCCATCAAAAAGGTTACCGAGATCAAAGAGCGGCGCCAAGGACAATTTGTTATGGAACGTTTACGCAAAGGTCGCGAGGTTGAAATTCAAATGGATGTTAAGGATGTCCAACGCAATATTTCACTTATTCGCTCTCCTGCTGCGGGTCTAAAGGAAAGACGTGCCAAGGAGGAAGCTGAAGAGGCTGCACTAATGGAACAAGATTTGCCCGAGGAGGAAATCACTTATGTCGATGCTCGCGAATTAGAGAAG